A genomic stretch from Telmatocola sphagniphila includes:
- a CDS encoding DUF1501 domain-containing protein produces MNQSPFTRRSFLRASAGFGSLALSGLLQDRAYAEPSSPTKPPHFPARAKSVIFLYMDGGPSGMDTFDPKPRLDKEHGQPIKMKVEPTQFNNVGMVLKSPWKFKNRGQSGLPVSDLLPHIAGCADDLCVIRSMHADFSEHTNANYFLHTGTGQQGRPSIGSWVTYGLGSECQDLPGFIVLGSGLIPPGGRDNFNSGFLPANYQASLFQRGKIPVEDLKAQEKTPQEQKKKLNLINKLDQQSLARTGSSDALESAIRNYELAYKMQSAVPELFDLSKESAATKALYGVDEAPTDIYGRQCLIARRMVERGVRFIELLCPNVGHDRWDQHSNLVNGHAANALATDKPIAGLIKDLKARGLLSQTLLVWGGEFGRTPMAQGSDGRDHNPFGFTVWMAGGGTKGGYAHGATDEYGYHAIQDKVHMHDLHATILHLLGMEHTKLTYRFGGRDMRLTDIAGEVVQGIMA; encoded by the coding sequence ATGAACCAGTCACCATTCACACGCCGTTCGTTCCTTCGGGCTTCTGCCGGTTTCGGCTCGCTGGCACTGTCTGGCTTGCTTCAGGATCGGGCCTACGCCGAGCCGAGTTCTCCAACAAAGCCGCCGCACTTCCCGGCCCGCGCGAAATCGGTCATTTTCCTCTATATGGATGGCGGCCCTAGCGGTATGGACACCTTTGATCCCAAGCCGCGCCTGGACAAAGAGCACGGCCAGCCGATCAAAATGAAAGTCGAACCGACGCAGTTTAACAATGTCGGCATGGTGCTGAAATCTCCCTGGAAATTCAAGAATCGAGGTCAGAGCGGACTGCCAGTCAGTGACTTGCTTCCTCATATCGCGGGATGCGCCGATGACCTCTGCGTGATCCGGTCCATGCATGCCGACTTTTCGGAGCATACCAACGCCAACTACTTTCTGCACACCGGCACTGGCCAGCAGGGCCGGCCTAGCATCGGCAGCTGGGTGACTTACGGGTTGGGAAGCGAGTGCCAGGATCTGCCCGGTTTTATCGTGTTAGGTAGCGGGCTGATTCCTCCGGGAGGTCGAGATAATTTCAATTCCGGTTTTCTCCCCGCCAACTATCAGGCCAGTTTATTTCAGCGCGGCAAAATACCTGTCGAGGATCTTAAGGCTCAGGAGAAAACGCCTCAGGAACAAAAAAAGAAGCTGAACCTGATCAACAAACTCGATCAGCAATCGCTAGCTCGAACCGGCAGTTCCGATGCCTTGGAATCCGCCATTCGGAATTATGAACTGGCTTATAAGATGCAATCGGCCGTGCCGGAACTGTTCGATCTCAGCAAAGAGTCGGCCGCCACGAAAGCGCTTTATGGCGTCGATGAGGCTCCCACCGACATTTACGGCCGACAGTGTCTGATCGCCCGACGCATGGTCGAACGCGGGGTCCGATTCATCGAATTACTTTGCCCCAACGTCGGGCACGATCGCTGGGACCAGCATTCCAACCTGGTCAATGGACATGCGGCTAACGCACTCGCGACCGATAAACCGATCGCCGGATTGATCAAGGATTTGAAGGCTCGCGGCCTGCTCTCCCAGACCCTTTTGGTTTGGGGTGGCGAATTCGGCCGGACGCCGATGGCTCAGGGGTCCGATGGCCGTGACCATAACCCGTTCGGCTTCACCGTCTGGATGGCCGGTGGCGGCACCAAAGGCGGCTATGCTCATGGGGCAACTGATGAGTACGGCTATCACGCCATTCAGGACAAAGTCCACATGCACGATTTGCATGCGACTATTCTGCACCTCCTGGGGATGGAGCATACAAAACTGACTTATCGGTTCGGTGGCCGGGATATGCGACTGACCGATATTGCCGGTGAAGTGGTCCAAGGGATTATGGCTTAG